One window of the Rhodococcus sovatensis genome contains the following:
- a CDS encoding XdhC family protein → MRDVLDDLVAVWRAGGSAGLATVVRTFHSAPRPAGASMMVAPDGSVHGSVSGGCVEGTVYEVATEVSANGIPVLERYGVSDDDAFAVGLTCGGTLDVFVESVSQSTFPELETVAEAIATDRPIAVATVVRHRDVERVGMHIVLGETDSSGSTGSPRCDAAVVDDARGLLASGRSAMLTYGPDGERLGDGMDVFVSTYAPRPRMLVFGAIDFAAAVAEQGTFLGYRVTVCDARGVFATSQRFPSAADVVVDWPHRYLAEQLAAGALDDRTIVCVLTHDPKFDVPLLDIALRQEHFAFVGAMGSRRTHEDRVARLKEAGLTDVELARMSSPIGLDLGARTPQETAVSIAAEIVARRWGGSGEPLAGQQGRIHHD, encoded by the coding sequence ATGCGCGACGTCCTCGATGATCTGGTAGCGGTGTGGCGTGCCGGAGGTTCGGCAGGCCTGGCAACTGTCGTTCGCACCTTCCACTCCGCACCCCGCCCGGCGGGGGCATCGATGATGGTGGCCCCCGATGGCTCGGTCCATGGCTCGGTCTCCGGCGGGTGCGTAGAAGGCACCGTGTACGAGGTCGCAACCGAAGTCTCGGCCAACGGTATTCCAGTGCTCGAACGGTACGGCGTCAGCGACGACGACGCGTTCGCAGTCGGCCTCACCTGTGGCGGAACACTCGACGTGTTCGTCGAATCCGTATCGCAGTCAACGTTTCCGGAGTTGGAAACCGTAGCCGAAGCCATCGCCACCGATCGTCCGATCGCCGTCGCGACAGTGGTGCGTCATCGAGACGTGGAGCGTGTCGGCATGCATATCGTGCTCGGCGAAACGGATTCCTCTGGGTCGACGGGGTCTCCGCGCTGCGACGCAGCCGTCGTCGACGACGCTCGTGGGCTCCTTGCCTCCGGACGATCGGCAATGCTCACTTATGGCCCCGACGGTGAGCGCCTCGGCGACGGAATGGACGTCTTCGTCTCCACCTATGCGCCGCGGCCGCGGATGCTGGTGTTCGGGGCCATCGACTTCGCAGCGGCCGTCGCGGAGCAGGGGACATTCCTCGGCTATCGAGTGACCGTGTGTGACGCACGCGGGGTATTCGCGACGTCGCAGCGGTTTCCGTCCGCAGCTGACGTCGTCGTCGATTGGCCCCACCGCTATCTCGCTGAGCAACTGGCCGCCGGGGCATTGGACGACCGCACGATCGTGTGTGTACTGACACACGATCCGAAATTCGACGTGCCGCTACTCGATATCGCGCTCCGCCAGGAGCACTTCGCATTTGTCGGAGCCATGGGCTCACGTCGAACGCACGAGGACCGAGTTGCGCGGTTGAAGGAGGCCGGTCTCACCGACGTAGAACTCGCCCGTATGTCGAGTCCCATCGGGCTCGACCTGGGGGCGCGCACACCGCAGGAGACTGCGGTGTCCATCGCCGCGGAAATCGTCGCGAGGCGATGGGGCGGATCAGGTGAGCCGCTCGCCGGTCAGCAAGGCCGCATCCACCACGATTGA
- a CDS encoding cytochrome c oxidase assembly protein yields MAAPDVGTIEPSSTEPAPTASTSVFATAGLIAAVVAALIISLSASDALVLLGIPDPGPATTYGLPAVRAIGEIAVSIAIGSFLLAAFLVPPQKSGVLDVDGYRAVRTGSVAVIVWAACALVLVPLTLSDTSGQPFTVAIQPSNLWVALDQVEIASAWRWTAILAVVLAIASRAVLRWSWTPLLLVFALGTLMPIAVTGHSSSGGSHDVATNSLILHLTAATLWAGGLFAVLAHARRRGAYTDVATRRFSSIATVCFVVMAASGVINALVRVSVSDLFGTLYGRLILGKIVALVVLGLFGWMQRRRSLPALAANPESRGALIRFAGGEVLVMAATIGLAVGLGRTPPPSNVNPDLSLTEAALGYDLDGPPTLARLMFDWRFDLIFGTASIVLAVVYLLGVRRLHKRGDSWPVGRTVAFVLGCVTMLVATSSGVGKYSPAVFSVHMGAHMALSMLVPVLLALGGALTLALRALPAAGKSGVPGPREWLLQALHSPVSRFLTHPIVAAVLFVGGFYALYLGGVFGAILDNHTAHLLMNAHFILSGYLFYWVVIGVDPSPRHIEPITKLAMVFGSLPFHAFFGVALMSMNTVMGGWYYRTLGLDWNGDLMGDQKLGGGIAWATGEIPLVLVMLALLIQWSRSDDRNAQRTDRAADRDHDADLAAHNAMFAELARRDREGER; encoded by the coding sequence ATGGCAGCACCTGATGTGGGGACAATCGAACCGTCGTCGACTGAGCCCGCGCCCACGGCGTCGACGTCCGTGTTCGCGACGGCGGGTCTGATCGCGGCCGTCGTCGCTGCTCTCATCATCAGCCTGTCCGCGTCGGACGCCCTGGTCCTGCTCGGTATTCCCGACCCCGGCCCGGCAACGACCTACGGCCTGCCTGCGGTGCGCGCCATCGGTGAAATCGCTGTGTCGATCGCCATCGGCTCCTTCCTTCTCGCTGCATTTCTGGTTCCGCCGCAGAAGAGTGGCGTGCTCGACGTAGACGGCTATCGAGCTGTGCGAACAGGATCGGTAGCTGTGATCGTGTGGGCAGCGTGTGCGTTGGTTCTGGTTCCCCTCACGCTGTCGGACACGTCCGGCCAGCCGTTCACCGTGGCGATCCAACCCAGCAATCTGTGGGTAGCTCTGGACCAGGTGGAAATCGCGAGCGCCTGGCGTTGGACGGCAATCCTCGCGGTCGTTCTCGCGATTGCCTCGCGTGCGGTGTTGCGGTGGTCGTGGACCCCCCTGCTCCTGGTGTTCGCGCTCGGCACGCTGATGCCGATCGCGGTGACCGGGCACTCGTCCTCGGGGGGATCCCACGACGTCGCGACCAACAGTCTGATCTTGCATTTGACGGCCGCGACGCTCTGGGCGGGTGGCCTGTTCGCGGTGCTCGCGCACGCACGTCGCCGAGGTGCCTATACGGACGTGGCGACGAGGCGGTTCTCGTCGATCGCGACCGTGTGTTTCGTGGTCATGGCAGCGTCCGGAGTGATCAACGCTCTCGTCAGGGTATCGGTCTCGGACTTGTTCGGAACCTTGTACGGACGGTTGATCCTGGGGAAGATCGTTGCACTCGTCGTCCTCGGTCTCTTCGGATGGATGCAGCGGCGGCGATCACTGCCTGCGCTCGCTGCGAACCCCGAATCGCGTGGCGCACTCATCCGGTTCGCCGGCGGCGAAGTTCTGGTCATGGCAGCCACCATCGGATTGGCCGTCGGACTCGGACGTACACCGCCACCGTCCAATGTGAACCCTGACCTGTCGCTGACCGAGGCGGCACTCGGGTACGACCTCGATGGGCCGCCGACTCTTGCACGCCTGATGTTCGACTGGCGGTTCGACCTCATCTTCGGGACTGCGTCGATCGTTCTGGCCGTGGTCTACCTGCTCGGAGTTCGTCGACTCCACAAACGAGGCGACTCGTGGCCGGTCGGCCGGACAGTGGCATTCGTGTTGGGATGCGTGACCATGTTGGTTGCGACCTCCTCGGGCGTCGGGAAGTATTCGCCGGCGGTGTTCAGCGTGCATATGGGCGCGCACATGGCTCTGTCGATGCTGGTGCCCGTTCTGCTCGCCCTCGGCGGAGCGCTCACTCTCGCGTTGCGGGCACTACCCGCGGCGGGCAAGAGCGGCGTGCCCGGACCACGTGAGTGGCTGCTACAAGCTCTGCACAGCCCGGTATCGAGATTCCTCACGCACCCGATCGTCGCAGCAGTGTTGTTCGTCGGTGGTTTCTACGCGTTGTACCTGGGCGGAGTCTTCGGTGCGATTCTGGACAACCACACCGCGCACCTATTGATGAATGCGCACTTCATTCTCAGTGGATACCTCTTCTACTGGGTGGTCATCGGCGTCGATCCGTCTCCGCGTCACATCGAACCGATCACCAAGTTGGCCATGGTGTTCGGATCGCTGCCGTTCCATGCGTTCTTCGGTGTCGCATTGATGAGCATGAACACCGTGATGGGCGGTTGGTACTACCGCACACTCGGCCTCGACTGGAACGGCGATCTGATGGGGGATCAGAAGCTGGGCGGTGGCATCGCGTGGGCGACGGGCGAAATTCCGCTCGTGCTCGTCATGCTTGCGCTCCTGATTCAGTGGTCGCGCAGCGACGATCGGAACGCACAGCGGACGGACCGGGCTGCTGATCGTGACCACGACGCGGACCTCGCAGCGCACAACGCAATGTTCGCCGAGTTGGCCCGTCGAGATCGCGAAGGGGAGCGGTAG
- a CDS encoding MarR family transcriptional regulator has product MHTGDSPNLADSFMAVARRIRHIHMGALEPFGLNPSQSRALHVLAREERPMRLRALADHLRIVARSATDIVDSLEAANLVTREDDPADRRAVLVSLTDEGRTRLDAIDSARRAVASELFDNLDSAERAELQRILGKITTER; this is encoded by the coding sequence ATGCACACGGGAGACAGCCCGAATCTCGCCGACTCGTTCATGGCTGTTGCGAGACGGATACGCCACATACACATGGGCGCGCTCGAGCCGTTCGGTCTCAATCCGTCCCAAAGTCGGGCACTGCACGTTCTCGCTCGAGAAGAGCGTCCGATGCGACTCCGCGCGCTCGCCGACCACCTACGCATCGTCGCTCGCTCGGCCACGGACATCGTCGACTCCCTCGAAGCCGCGAATCTCGTCACCCGCGAAGACGATCCAGCGGACCGCCGGGCGGTTCTCGTATCACTGACCGACGAAGGCCGCACTCGACTGGACGCGATCGATTCTGCTCGCCGCGCTGTCGCGTCCGAATTGTTCGACAACCTCGACTCCGCCGAACGCGCCGAACTGCAGCGCATCCTCGGAAAGATCACGACCGAGAGATGA
- a CDS encoding ABC transporter ATP-binding protein produces the protein MTESASRTSKPAPAADPAPVGRVLALFHPYRARIAAVSAIIVFSAIIALASPLLLRELLDHAIPDRDVTLVTLIAVGMIAVAIITNALGVVQTWMSNGVGQKLMHDLRVAVYSHLQKQSLGFFARTRTGEVQSRIANDIGGMQSVVTNTATSIAQNATTVAATVVALFLLDWRLALFSLAILPVFVRIARRIGNERRRISTTRQKLLGELSVQIEESLSVSGILLGKTTGSAHVLTDRFAARSDEVADVELKAMMAGKWRMASMQISFAIMPALVYWFAGVTIGNGSALTVGTLVAFTTLQTQLFRPTMQLLGTGVEVQSSLALFGRVFEYLDLPIDIAEPLDPTALSRTDVRGDVEFDHVDFSYAEATVPTLRNIDLVVPAGSTLALVGATGSGKTTLGYLAARLHDPTSGRITIDGVDLRDLETTTVADLVGVVSQETYLFHATIRENLRFAKPDATDAEIENAARIAQIHDFVTALDDGYDTLVGERGYRFSGGEKQRLAIARTVLRNPPVLVLDEATSALDNRTERALQDALDELMAGRTTILIAHRLSTVRSADRIAVLGSGRVLETGTHDELMALDGHYAELIRASEANATTDRIAA, from the coding sequence ATCACCGAATCTGCGTCTCGCACGAGTAAGCCGGCACCCGCCGCCGATCCAGCACCAGTCGGCCGAGTTCTCGCACTCTTCCATCCGTACCGCGCGCGAATCGCCGCGGTCTCCGCCATCATCGTCTTCAGCGCGATCATCGCGCTCGCTTCGCCCCTTCTTCTCCGTGAACTGCTCGACCATGCCATCCCTGATCGCGACGTCACACTCGTCACGCTGATCGCGGTGGGCATGATTGCAGTCGCCATCATCACCAATGCTCTCGGCGTGGTACAGACCTGGATGTCCAACGGTGTCGGTCAGAAGCTCATGCACGATCTTCGAGTCGCCGTGTACAGCCACCTGCAGAAGCAATCGCTCGGCTTCTTCGCCCGAACCCGCACCGGTGAGGTGCAATCACGCATTGCCAACGACATCGGCGGAATGCAATCGGTGGTCACCAACACCGCGACCTCGATCGCCCAGAATGCTACGACCGTGGCCGCCACCGTGGTCGCTCTGTTCCTGCTCGACTGGCGCCTGGCCTTGTTCTCGCTCGCCATCCTGCCGGTCTTCGTCAGGATTGCACGCCGGATCGGCAACGAACGTCGCAGGATTTCCACCACGCGGCAGAAGCTGCTGGGGGAGTTGTCGGTTCAGATCGAGGAATCGCTGTCGGTCAGCGGGATTCTGCTCGGCAAGACCACTGGATCCGCGCACGTACTCACCGATCGCTTCGCAGCACGATCCGACGAAGTCGCCGACGTCGAGCTGAAAGCGATGATGGCGGGAAAGTGGCGCATGGCCAGCATGCAGATCAGCTTCGCGATCATGCCCGCTCTCGTCTACTGGTTCGCCGGCGTCACCATCGGAAACGGCAGTGCACTCACCGTGGGAACACTCGTCGCTTTCACGACATTGCAGACCCAGTTGTTCCGGCCGACCATGCAGCTGCTCGGCACGGGTGTCGAAGTCCAGAGCTCACTGGCGCTGTTCGGACGGGTCTTCGAGTATCTGGATCTACCGATCGACATCGCCGAACCGCTCGACCCGACGGCGCTCTCACGCACGGACGTACGCGGCGATGTCGAGTTCGACCATGTCGACTTCTCCTACGCTGAGGCGACTGTTCCGACACTGAGAAATATCGACCTCGTCGTTCCCGCAGGCAGCACCTTGGCGCTCGTCGGTGCGACCGGTTCCGGCAAGACGACCCTGGGATATCTCGCTGCCAGGCTGCATGATCCGACGTCGGGGCGAATCACCATCGACGGAGTCGACCTTCGGGATCTGGAGACCACGACGGTCGCCGATCTCGTCGGTGTCGTCTCGCAGGAGACCTACCTCTTTCATGCAACGATCCGCGAGAACTTGAGGTTCGCCAAACCGGATGCGACGGATGCGGAGATCGAAAATGCTGCGCGAATCGCACAGATCCACGACTTCGTCACGGCGTTGGACGACGGATACGACACGCTCGTGGGCGAGCGCGGCTACCGCTTCTCCGGCGGCGAGAAGCAGCGGCTCGCGATCGCCAGGACTGTCCTGCGCAACCCGCCGGTGCTCGTTCTCGACGAGGCAACCAGTGCGCTCGACAACAGGACCGAGCGTGCGCTGCAGGATGCACTCGACGAGCTCATGGCCGGCCGCACGACAATCCTCATCGCACACCGGCTCTCGACTGTGCGATCGGCAGACAGAATCGCCGTTCTCGGCAGCGGTCGCGTTCTCGAAACAGGTACCCACGACGAGCTGATGGCGCTCGACGGTCACTATGCGGAGCTGATTCGCGCGTCGGAAGCGAACGCGACCACAGATCGGATCGCGGCGTAG
- the ssb gene encoding single-stranded DNA-binding protein — protein MYEAQCAVVGTVITNPIKRQTPSGEEVLNFRMASNARRQDRNTGEWTDGGTLFLTVTCWRRLVKGVGGSLMKGDPVIAYGQLKTNEYTTREGVERSGVEMTASAIGPDLARCIVKLERGRPVPVSQVDSTDQMDEANDVFDDTDDSTEPDTIDSHNIESDTTETVGVAV, from the coding sequence ATGTACGAAGCGCAATGTGCAGTGGTGGGAACCGTCATCACCAATCCGATCAAGCGGCAGACGCCGTCCGGAGAGGAAGTGCTGAACTTCCGGATGGCAAGCAACGCTCGCCGACAGGACCGAAACACAGGGGAATGGACGGATGGCGGAACACTGTTCCTGACGGTGACGTGTTGGCGCCGACTGGTCAAGGGCGTCGGTGGTTCGCTGATGAAAGGCGACCCGGTCATCGCATATGGCCAATTGAAGACCAACGAGTACACGACACGAGAAGGTGTCGAACGATCCGGGGTCGAGATGACGGCGAGCGCGATCGGACCGGACCTCGCTCGCTGCATCGTCAAGCTCGAGCGCGGACGTCCTGTGCCGGTCTCTCAGGTGGATTCGACCGATCAGATGGACGAAGCGAACGACGTGTTCGACGACACGGACGACTCCACCGAGCCCGACACCATCGACTCCCACAACATCGAGTCCGACACCACCGAGACGGTCGGCGTGGCCGTCTAG
- a CDS encoding lipase family protein — translation MRGGSRAWTTLVMALLIGIPTAGVATAQQPDSVDTVPGTVVTAEPLAADFGLPGTAGAHRITYWSAGPTEDPALSSGAVFVPSGEPPAGGWPVVSWAHGTVGVGDQCAPSRTPYEGRTRDYLTHWLSEGYAIVATDYAGLGTPGAHAYLEKSSAARNVIDMVRAARAVEPTLADRWLAIGQSQGGHAVLHAAHIATSYAPELDYRGAVATGAPSNLEYAFQLGGPFLPDLGLDGLDVFATYVLAGLRQSQPDLDVDSYLTPLGRAEVDGVESTCPGDLRTHHGSVGALLARPIAGTEMFDALTQYLAVPVDGYDRPIFIGQGVIDTMVPSPLSVPLLAGLLHNGQDVTYIPYLFSGGEFIGHEGTMIASTVDSTPFVHRLLDPIAAG, via the coding sequence ATGCGAGGCGGATCACGTGCATGGACGACTCTGGTGATGGCGCTCCTCATCGGGATCCCTACTGCCGGAGTTGCAACCGCGCAGCAGCCTGATTCCGTCGACACCGTGCCGGGCACCGTCGTAACGGCGGAACCGCTTGCTGCTGATTTCGGTCTGCCCGGAACCGCTGGGGCGCACCGGATCACCTACTGGTCGGCAGGCCCCACCGAGGACCCTGCGCTCAGCTCCGGAGCCGTGTTCGTCCCTTCCGGTGAGCCCCCCGCTGGTGGCTGGCCGGTCGTGTCATGGGCACACGGAACAGTCGGCGTCGGAGATCAGTGTGCGCCCTCGCGTACCCCGTACGAGGGCCGCACCCGTGACTACCTCACCCATTGGTTGTCCGAGGGATATGCCATCGTCGCTACCGACTACGCCGGGCTGGGAACTCCCGGGGCGCACGCGTATCTCGAGAAGTCGTCGGCGGCCCGCAACGTGATCGACATGGTCCGCGCTGCGCGTGCGGTCGAGCCCACACTGGCGGATCGATGGCTGGCGATCGGTCAATCTCAAGGTGGCCATGCAGTACTCCATGCCGCACACATCGCAACCAGCTATGCGCCGGAGCTCGACTATCGCGGGGCGGTGGCCACCGGCGCACCGTCCAACCTCGAGTACGCGTTCCAACTGGGTGGGCCGTTCCTTCCGGATCTAGGTCTGGACGGCCTCGATGTCTTCGCTACCTACGTATTGGCAGGACTTCGTCAATCGCAGCCGGACCTGGACGTCGACAGCTACCTGACGCCGCTCGGCCGGGCCGAGGTGGATGGCGTCGAGAGCACCTGCCCGGGAGATCTGCGCACGCACCACGGGTCGGTGGGCGCACTGCTGGCCCGCCCGATAGCCGGAACCGAGATGTTCGATGCGTTGACGCAGTACCTCGCGGTGCCTGTCGACGGATACGACAGGCCGATCTTCATCGGGCAAGGCGTCATCGACACGATGGTTCCGTCACCTCTGTCGGTGCCACTCTTGGCCGGTTTGCTCCACAACGGCCAGGACGTCACCTACATCCCCTACCTGTTCTCGGGCGGTGAATTCATCGGCCACGAGGGGACGATGATTGCGTCCACGGTCGACTCCACGCCGTTCGTCCACCGCCTGCTCGACCCGATCGCAGCGGGCTAG
- the ettA gene encoding energy-dependent translational throttle protein EttA: MAEFIYTMKKVRKAHGDKVILDDVTMSFYPGAKIGVVGPNGAGKSSILKIMAGIDQPGNGEAFLDPGASVGILMQEPVLDDAKTVRENVEDGLGDTMVQLKRYNEIAELMATDYSDELMEEMGELQEKLDHADAWEIDSQLEQAMDALRCPPPESPVTNLSGGEKRRVALCKLLLSKPDLLLLDEPTNHLDAESVLWLEQHLAAYAGAILAVTHDRYFLDHVAQWICEVDRGRLHAYEGNYSTYLEQKAARLEVSGKKDQKLQKRLKDELAWVRSGAKARQAKSKSRLARYDEMVAEAEKTRKLDFDEIQIPNPPRLGDVVVEVKSLDKGYDGRVLIKDLSFTLPRNGIVGVIGPNGVGKTTLFKTIVGLEEPDGGEVKIGQTVQLSYVDQNRSGIDPKKTVWETVSEGLDFITVGSSEFPSRAYISSFGFKGHDQQKPAGVLSGGERNRLNLAMTLKQGGNLILLDEPTNDLDVETLGSLENALEEFPGCAVVISHDRWFLDRTCTHILAWEGGFGDNEAAWYWYEGNFEGYEANKVERLGPDAARPHRVTHRKLTRD, translated from the coding sequence ATGGCGGAATTCATTTACACCATGAAGAAGGTGCGCAAGGCGCACGGCGACAAGGTCATCCTCGACGACGTCACGATGAGCTTCTACCCAGGAGCCAAGATCGGTGTCGTCGGCCCCAACGGCGCCGGCAAGTCCAGCATCCTGAAAATCATGGCGGGGATCGATCAACCCGGAAACGGTGAGGCGTTCCTCGATCCCGGCGCCTCGGTCGGCATCCTCATGCAGGAACCGGTCCTCGACGACGCCAAGACAGTTCGCGAGAACGTCGAGGACGGTCTCGGCGACACGATGGTCCAGCTCAAGCGGTACAACGAGATCGCCGAGCTGATGGCAACCGACTACTCCGACGAACTCATGGAGGAGATGGGCGAACTCCAGGAGAAGCTCGACCACGCCGACGCCTGGGAGATCGACTCCCAGCTCGAACAGGCGATGGACGCCCTACGCTGCCCGCCACCCGAGTCTCCGGTGACCAATCTGTCCGGTGGCGAGAAGCGCCGCGTCGCGCTCTGCAAGCTGTTGCTCAGCAAGCCGGATCTGCTCCTCCTCGATGAGCCCACCAACCACCTCGACGCCGAATCGGTGTTGTGGCTCGAGCAGCACCTCGCTGCGTACGCCGGCGCGATTCTCGCCGTGACTCACGATCGGTACTTCCTCGATCACGTCGCACAGTGGATCTGTGAGGTCGACCGCGGTCGACTCCACGCTTACGAGGGCAACTACTCGACATACCTGGAGCAGAAGGCTGCACGCCTCGAGGTCTCGGGCAAGAAGGACCAGAAGCTGCAGAAGCGTCTCAAGGACGAGCTCGCCTGGGTTCGGTCCGGCGCCAAGGCACGTCAGGCGAAGAGCAAGTCGCGTCTGGCCCGCTACGACGAGATGGTGGCGGAAGCCGAGAAGACCAGGAAGTTGGACTTCGACGAGATCCAGATCCCGAATCCGCCGAGATTGGGTGACGTCGTCGTCGAGGTCAAGAGCCTCGACAAGGGATACGACGGCCGCGTACTGATCAAGGACCTGTCGTTCACGTTGCCCCGCAACGGCATCGTCGGCGTGATCGGACCCAACGGTGTCGGTAAGACGACGCTGTTCAAGACGATCGTCGGCCTCGAGGAACCGGACGGCGGCGAGGTCAAGATCGGCCAGACGGTCCAACTCAGCTACGTCGACCAGAACCGATCGGGAATCGACCCGAAGAAGACCGTGTGGGAGACGGTGTCCGAGGGACTCGACTTCATCACCGTCGGTAGTTCCGAGTTCCCGTCGCGGGCGTACATCAGCTCGTTCGGATTCAAGGGCCACGACCAGCAGAAGCCGGCCGGAGTGTTGTCCGGTGGTGAGCGCAACCGCCTCAACCTGGCGATGACGCTCAAGCAGGGTGGAAACTTGATCCTGCTCGATGAGCCGACCAACGACCTCGACGTCGAGACTCTCGGATCGCTCGAGAACGCGCTGGAAGAGTTCCCCGGTTGCGCCGTGGTCATCTCGCACGACCGGTGGTTCCTCGACCGGACCTGTACTCACATTCTGGCGTGGGAAGGTGGCTTCGGCGACAACGAAGCGGCCTGGTACTGGTACGAAGGAAACTTCGAAGGCTACGAGGCCAACAAGGTGGAGCGGCTCGGACCGGATGCTGCTCGACCTCACCGCGTCACGCACCGCAAGCTGACCAGGGACTGA
- a CDS encoding acyl-CoA thioesterase produces the protein MTGKKFEHLLQVRWGDSDRLGHVNNTRFVEYLQEARALFITQVLMEAEGSRGATVVRKLTVDFLRPIFDESGPLLIEVAVSRIGRTSFDVRHRVRDRNGSLCADASAVMVAFDLDTQASRALTEREKTVLAEYPDTGQS, from the coding sequence TTGACCGGTAAGAAATTCGAGCATCTCCTCCAAGTTCGGTGGGGTGACTCGGACCGACTCGGGCACGTGAACAACACCCGATTCGTCGAGTATCTGCAGGAAGCGCGGGCACTCTTCATCACGCAGGTCCTGATGGAAGCAGAGGGGAGCAGGGGAGCGACAGTCGTGCGAAAGCTGACCGTCGACTTCTTGCGTCCCATTTTCGACGAATCGGGTCCCTTGCTCATCGAGGTGGCGGTCTCTCGTATCGGTCGAACGTCGTTCGACGTTCGACATCGCGTGCGCGACAGAAACGGCTCGTTGTGCGCCGACGCCTCGGCAGTGATGGTGGCGTTCGATCTCGATACGCAGGCGTCTCGAGCGCTCACCGAGCGGGAAAAGACAGTTCTTGCCGAGTACCCCGACACCGGTCAGTCGTGA